A single window of Solanum dulcamara chromosome 5, daSolDulc1.2, whole genome shotgun sequence DNA harbors:
- the LOC129890852 gene encoding probable carboxylesterase 17 has translation MSIVAEAPGYIQVFSDGSVKRFELEIATASIEPCNGYKSKDVVIDPLKPIIGRMYLPESGVHQQFPLLVYFHGGGFCIGSTTWLGYHIFLGDLSVSSKSIILSVDYRLAPEYRLPTAYEDCYSALEWLINNFEIEPWLERADLSQLFLSGDSAGGNIVHQVAIQAITSEVFRGRLKGLLPIHPYFGSEKRTELEMDKGSAEGVEMNDMFWRLSLPQGSNRDYFGCNFENAQLSMAEWSQFPAAIVFVAGMDLLKERGVTYAEFLKKKGVKSVKVVEAEGQVHVYHVFHPESEATRSLQKQMSNFINSFTK, from the coding sequence ATGTCCATAGTTGCAGAAGCACCGGGTTACATCCAAGTTTTTTCTGATGGCTCAGTGAAGCGATTCGAGCTAGAAATAGCTACTGCATCAATTGAACCTTGCAATGGCTATAAGTCTAAGGATGTCGTCATTGACCCCTTGAAACCAATAATTGGTAGAATGTACCTTCCTGAATCAGGAGTTCACCAGCAGTTTCCTCTTCTTGTCTACTTCCATGGCGGTGGATTTTGCATCGGCTCAACTACATGGCTAGGTTACCATATTTTCCTTGGAGATTTAAGTGTTTCTTCCAAATCCATCATCCTTTCAGTAGACTATCGTCTTGCACCAGAATATAGACTTCCTACAGCTTATGAAGATTGCTATTCTGCATTGGAATGGCTGATCAACAACTTTGAAATTGAACCATGGCTGGAAAGGGCTGATCTTTCTCAGCTTTTTCTCTCCGGGGACAGTGCTGGAGGCAACATAGTTCATCAGGTTGCTATCCAGGCAATTACAAGTGAAGTTTTTCGTGGTAGACTAAAGGGGTTACTGCCAATTCATCCCTATTTCGGGAGTGAAAAGAGGACTGAATTAGAGATGGATAAAGGATCAGCAGAGGGCGTGGAGATGAACGACATGTTTTGGAGACTGAGCTTGCCTCAAGGATCAAATCGTGATTATTTTGGATGTAATTTTGAGAATGCTCAGCTATCTATGGCTGAATGGTCTCAGTTTCCAGCAGCGATTGTTTTTGTTGCAGGCATGGACTTGTTGAAAGAAAGGGGAGTCACGTATGCtgaattcttgaagaagaaaGGTGTGAAAAGTGTGAAGGTAGTTGAGGCTGAGGGACAGGTTCATGTTTATCATGTATTTCATCCTGAGTCAGAGGCTACTCGTTCGCTTCAGAAGCAAATGAGTAATTTCATAAATAGTTTTAcgaaatga